In one Streptomyces sp. NBC_01288 genomic region, the following are encoded:
- the cobA gene encoding uroporphyrinogen-III C-methyltransferase, which produces MAENPAYPVGLRLTGRRVVVLGGGQVAQRRLPALIAAGADVTLVSPEATPSVEAMADAGEITWERRPYAEGDLANAWYALIATTDPEANNQASAEAEAHRVWCVRSDDADQATAWTPATGHSEGVTVAVLTTDARGRDPRHTAAIRDAVVAGLRDGTLVAPHHRTRTAGVALVGGGPGDPDLITVRGRRLLAEADVVIADRLGPRDLLAELPPHVEVIDAAKIPYGRYMAQEAINNALIEHAKQGKSVVRLKGGDPFVYGRGMEEVQALAEAGIPCTVVPGISSSISVPGAAGIPVTHRGVAHEFTVVSGHVAPDDERSLVDWPSLAKLTGTLVVLMGVDKIGKIAETLIAHGKPADTPVALIQEGTTAAQRRVDATLATVGETARAEDVKPPAVIVIGAVVTVGPKALT; this is translated from the coding sequence ATGGCCGAAAACCCCGCCTACCCCGTAGGCCTCCGCCTCACCGGCCGCAGGGTCGTCGTCCTCGGCGGCGGCCAGGTCGCCCAGCGCCGCCTCCCCGCGCTGATCGCGGCGGGCGCGGACGTCACCCTCGTATCCCCCGAGGCGACCCCCTCCGTGGAGGCGATGGCGGACGCGGGCGAGATCACCTGGGAGCGCCGCCCGTACGCGGAAGGCGACCTCGCGAACGCCTGGTACGCCCTGATCGCCACCACGGACCCGGAAGCGAACAACCAAGCGTCCGCCGAGGCGGAGGCGCACCGCGTCTGGTGCGTCCGCTCCGACGACGCCGACCAGGCCACCGCATGGACCCCGGCGACGGGCCACAGCGAGGGCGTGACGGTCGCCGTACTCACCACGGACGCCCGCGGCCGGGACCCCCGCCACACCGCCGCGATCCGTGACGCGGTAGTCGCGGGCCTGCGCGACGGCACCCTCGTCGCCCCCCACCACCGCACCCGCACCGCGGGCGTCGCCCTGGTCGGCGGCGGCCCCGGCGACCCGGACCTGATCACGGTCCGCGGCCGCCGCCTCCTCGCCGAGGCCGACGTCGTCATCGCCGACCGCCTCGGCCCCCGCGACCTCCTCGCCGAACTCCCCCCGCACGTCGAGGTGATCGACGCGGCGAAGATCCCGTACGGCCGTTACATGGCGCAGGAGGCCATCAACAACGCCCTGATCGAACACGCCAAACAGGGCAAGTCAGTGGTCCGCCTCAAGGGCGGCGACCCCTTCGTCTACGGCCGTGGCATGGAGGAGGTCCAGGCGCTCGCCGAGGCCGGTATCCCGTGCACGGTCGTACCCGGCATCTCCAGCTCGATCTCGGTACCGGGCGCGGCCGGAATCCCCGTCACCCACAGGGGTGTCGCACACGAGTTCACGGTGGTCAGCGGCCATGTGGCCCCTGACGACGAGCGTTCCCTCGTCGACTGGCCGTCCCTCGCCAAGCTCACCGGCACGCTGGTGGTCCTCATGGGCGTCGACAAGATCGGCAAGATCGCCGAAACCCTTATCGCGCACGGAAAACCGGCAGACACTCCCGTCGCCCTGATCCAGGAGGGCACAACAGCCGCCCAGCGCCGCGTGGACGCGACGCTCGCGACGGTCGGCGAGACGGCCCGCGCCGAGGACGTGAAGCCGCCGGCGGTGATCGTCATCGGCGCGGTGGTCACCGTAGGCCCGAAGGCCCTCACGTAA
- a CDS encoding TrmH family RNA methyltransferase gives MADLITVEDPDDPRLRDYTGLTDVELRRKREPAEGLFIAEGEKVIRRAKDAGYEMRSMLLSAKWVDVMRDVIDELPAPVYAVSPELAERVTGYHVHRGALASMQRKPLPTADELLQTTRRVVVMESVNDHTNIGAIFRSAAALGMDAVLLSPDCADPLYRRSVKVSMGAVFSVPYARLDSWPKGLESVREAGFTLLALTPDEKAKSLDEAAPHRMDRVALMLGAEGDGLSTQALVAADEWVRIPMAHGVDSLNVGAAAAVAFYAVATGRPEL, from the coding sequence GTGGCCGATCTCATCACCGTTGAGGATCCCGACGACCCGCGCCTGCGTGACTACACGGGCCTGACCGACGTAGAGCTGCGCCGCAAGCGTGAACCGGCCGAGGGCCTGTTCATCGCCGAGGGCGAGAAGGTCATCAGACGGGCCAAGGACGCGGGCTACGAGATGCGTTCGATGCTGCTGTCCGCGAAGTGGGTCGACGTCATGCGGGACGTCATAGACGAACTCCCGGCCCCGGTCTACGCGGTGAGCCCGGAACTGGCCGAACGCGTCACGGGCTACCACGTCCACCGGGGCGCACTCGCCTCCATGCAACGCAAGCCGCTCCCCACGGCGGACGAACTCCTCCAGACCACCCGCCGGGTCGTCGTCATGGAGTCGGTCAACGACCACACCAACATCGGCGCGATCTTCCGCTCGGCGGCGGCACTGGGCATGGACGCGGTCCTGCTGTCTCCCGACTGCGCGGACCCTCTCTACCGCCGCAGCGTGAAGGTCTCGATGGGCGCGGTCTTCTCGGTCCCGTACGCCCGCCTGGACAGCTGGCCCAAGGGCTTGGAGTCGGTCCGAGAGGCGGGCTTCACGCTGTTGGCCCTCACCCCCGACGAAAAGGCGAAGAGTCTCGACGAGGCGGCCCCGCACCGCATGGACCGGGTGGCCCTGATGCTGGGCGCGGAGGGCGACGGCCTGTCGACCCAGGCCCTGGTGGCCGCCGACGAATGGGTCCGCATCCCCATGGCCCACGGCGTCGACTCCCTCAACGTGGGCGCCGCGGCCGCGGTCGCCTTCTACGCGGTGGCCACCGGCCGCCCCGAACTCTAG
- a CDS encoding NUDIX hydrolase, translated as MAPREAIVAVLRRADRVLVIRRGPDSARAGYWAPLSGKLEPGETQEEALVREVKEEVGLTVSPLAKVWQSDAADGTFRLHWWTATETGNGVIVPDPGEVSEVRWVTPEEFLTMSPAFDADREFFEDVLPGL; from the coding sequence TTGGCCCCGCGCGAGGCGATCGTCGCCGTCCTCCGACGAGCGGACCGGGTCCTGGTCATCCGCCGAGGCCCCGACTCGGCCCGCGCCGGCTACTGGGCACCCCTGAGCGGCAAACTGGAACCAGGCGAAACCCAGGAAGAGGCCCTGGTCAGAGAGGTGAAGGAGGAGGTGGGCCTCACGGTCTCCCCCCTCGCCAAGGTCTGGCAGTCCGACGCGGCCGACGGCACCTTCCGCCTCCACTGGTGGACCGCCACGGAAACGGGCAACGGCGTGATCGTCCCGGACCCGGGCGAGGTGTCTGAGGTCCGCTGGGTGACGCCGGAGGAGTTCCTGACGATGAGCCCGGCGTTCGACGCGGACAGGGAGTTCTTCGAGGACGTGTTGCCGGGTTTGTAG
- a CDS encoding serine/threonine-protein kinase has protein sequence MNMAMMRLRREDPRVVGSFRLHRRLGAGGMGVVYLGSDRKGQRVALKVIRPDLAEDQEFRSRFAREVGAARRIRGGCTARLVAADLEADRPWFATQYVPGPSLHDKVADEGALGAAEVAAIGAALSEGLVAVHEAGVVHRDLKPSNILLSPKGPRIIDFGIAWATGASTLTHVGTAVGSPGFLAPEQVRGAAVTPATDVFSLGATLAYASTSDSPFGHGSSEVMLYRVVHEEAQLHGVPDALAPLVRACLAKDPEERPSTLQLSLRLKEIAAREAQGMADVRPPGPRAAEADRPTGRLTDSYPEQQRTQSQRRPQSPQGSQGTPAPRGAAPSSRGGGGPSRGGGSPSRGGGVPSRAGQARPTPAGRNNTRSGSGSRPAPRSGAGRSGPRTTGTGRRPANPRLLRQRLFVFVVVTLLVALGIAVAQGCSGPAHGLGRTGHGSVVGVDGSVSDGLYGVTE, from the coding sequence ATGAACATGGCGATGATGCGCCTGAGGCGCGAGGACCCGCGCGTCGTCGGCTCGTTCAGGCTTCACAGACGGCTCGGCGCGGGCGGAATGGGTGTCGTCTATCTGGGCTCCGACCGCAAGGGTCAGCGGGTCGCACTGAAGGTCATCCGGCCGGATCTGGCGGAGGACCAGGAGTTCCGTTCACGGTTCGCGCGCGAGGTCGGGGCCGCCCGGCGGATTCGCGGTGGGTGCACCGCTCGGCTGGTAGCCGCGGATCTTGAGGCTGATCGGCCGTGGTTCGCCACTCAGTACGTGCCCGGGCCGTCCCTGCATGACAAGGTCGCCGACGAGGGGGCACTCGGTGCGGCCGAGGTCGCCGCCATCGGGGCCGCTCTGTCCGAGGGGCTCGTCGCCGTCCACGAGGCCGGGGTCGTCCACCGGGATCTCAAGCCGTCGAACATCCTCCTCTCCCCCAAGGGTCCGCGGATCATCGACTTCGGTATCGCCTGGGCGACCGGGGCGTCGACGCTCACGCATGTCGGTACGGCGGTCGGTTCGCCCGGGTTCCTCGCGCCCGAGCAGGTGCGGGGGGCCGCGGTCACTCCGGCCACCGATGTGTTCTCGCTCGGGGCCACGCTCGCTTACGCCTCGACCTCCGACTCGCCTTTCGGGCACGGCAGTTCCGAGGTGATGCTGTACCGCGTGGTGCACGAGGAGGCGCAGCTGCACGGGGTGCCGGACGCGCTCGCGCCGCTCGTCCGCGCGTGCCTCGCCAAGGACCCCGAGGAGCGGCCCAGCACGCTCCAACTGTCCTTGCGGCTCAAGGAGATCGCCGCGCGCGAGGCTCAGGGGATGGCCGACGTCCGGCCGCCGGGGCCGCGTGCCGCGGAGGCGGATCGGCCTACCGGGCGGCTCACCGACAGCTATCCGGAGCAGCAGCGCACCCAGAGCCAGCGGCGTCCGCAGAGTCCTCAGGGTTCTCAGGGGACGCCGGCGCCTCGTGGTGCCGCGCCGTCGTCCCGGGGTGGCGGTGGTCCGTCGCGGGGCGGTGGTAGTCCGTCGCGTGGGGGTGGGGTGCCGTCCCGGGCCGGTCAGGCGCGGCCGACTCCGGCCGGGCGGAACAACACCCGGTCCGGCAGCGGGAGTCGTCCCGCGCCTCGCAGTGGTGCCGGGCGGTCGGGGCCGCGGACCACGGGGACCGGGCGGCGGCCCGCGAATCCGCGGTTGCTGCGGCAGCGGTTGTTCGTGTTCGTCGTGGTGACGTTGCTGGTCGCGCTGGGGATCGCGGTGGCTCAGGGGTGTTCGGGGCCGGCTCATGGGCTTGGGCGTACGGGGCACGGGAGTGTCGTAGGGGTGGATGGTTCGGTTTCGGACGGGTTGTACGGGGTCACCGAGTAG
- a CDS encoding phosphotransferase family protein — MTATPLLSDLTARARTTAHARTTPCPCGATTTLTDRPDGTVVRHEDTVAKAHAPHTDPTDLTARLTTADRLPGILLPPLDPTPLHLHDRLVTCWPYGTPVDPDDPDAAPWEAAATLLAHLHRTPPPIPLPPMRGPLKAVRAITRLREAGPHPAAASVLRAWTWLPAWARAEAPQPDTTTLCHGDLHLGQLVRHPAPDGPWLLIDVDDMGVGVPGWDLARPAAWYACGLLPPDEWTRFLTAYREAGGPAVPADGDPWPALDVPARALTVQTAALAIVKAVTADRPLDEVERAVVDACDRMGSVPAELAPGSAK; from the coding sequence GTGACCGCCACCCCCTTGCTCTCCGACCTCACCGCCCGAGCCAGGACCACGGCCCACGCGCGAACCACCCCCTGCCCCTGCGGAGCGACCACCACCCTCACGGACCGCCCCGACGGCACAGTCGTCCGCCACGAGGACACCGTCGCCAAGGCCCACGCCCCGCACACGGACCCCACCGACCTCACCGCCCGCCTCACCACGGCCGACCGGCTCCCCGGCATCCTCCTGCCCCCACTCGACCCCACCCCCCTCCACCTGCACGACCGCCTGGTGACGTGCTGGCCGTACGGCACCCCCGTAGACCCGGACGACCCGGACGCGGCACCCTGGGAAGCGGCGGCCACCCTCCTCGCCCACCTCCACCGCACCCCACCCCCCATCCCGCTCCCACCCATGCGAGGCCCTCTCAAGGCCGTCCGAGCGATCACCCGGCTCCGCGAGGCCGGCCCGCACCCCGCAGCCGCCTCCGTCCTCCGCGCGTGGACGTGGCTCCCCGCCTGGGCCCGCGCGGAGGCCCCCCAGCCCGACACCACCACCCTCTGCCACGGCGACCTGCACCTCGGCCAACTCGTCCGCCACCCGGCCCCCGACGGCCCCTGGCTGCTGATCGACGTCGACGACATGGGCGTAGGAGTCCCCGGCTGGGACCTCGCCCGCCCCGCCGCCTGGTACGCCTGCGGCCTGCTCCCGCCGGACGAGTGGACCCGCTTCCTGACCGCGTACCGCGAGGCGGGCGGCCCGGCCGTCCCCGCGGACGGCGACCCCTGGCCCGCCCTGGACGTCCCGGCCCGCGCGCTCACCGTCCAGACCGCCGCCCTGGCGATCGTCAAGGCGGTCACGGCGGACCGCCCGCTGGACGAGGTGGAGCGGGCCGTCGTGGACGCGTGTGACCGAATGGGTTCCGTACCGGCCGAGTTGGCGCCCGGATCCGCGAAGTAG
- a CDS encoding TFIIB-type zinc ribbon-containing protein, whose amino-acid sequence MQCPKCHAQMQTYNRNGVQIEQCSNCRGIFLDYGELEALTRVESQWQQPAPPPPGPQAYPAPQAYPAPPAPAWGAPHGGGHGGGHYGGHGGHNRHKSFGHMLFSS is encoded by the coding sequence ATGCAGTGTCCGAAGTGTCACGCGCAGATGCAGACGTACAATCGCAACGGCGTTCAGATCGAGCAGTGCAGCAACTGCCGTGGGATCTTCCTCGACTACGGCGAGCTGGAGGCGCTGACCCGCGTGGAGTCCCAGTGGCAGCAGCCCGCCCCGCCGCCTCCGGGCCCGCAGGCCTACCCCGCTCCGCAGGCCTACCCCGCCCCGCCCGCGCCCGCCTGGGGCGCCCCGCACGGCGGCGGTCACGGCGGTGGCCACTACGGCGGTCACGGCGGCCACAACCGGCACAAGAGCTTCGGCCACATGCTGTTCTCCAGCTGA
- a CDS encoding chorismate-binding protein, producing MSRLTPLARFGDRVATGLLDVTSDPAALDSTGFWAVAADFEGRLTCARFRDVRHEPVPAPVPGAWHAPATEAWTSSLDRAAYTAGVRRIRDHIAAGEVYQANLCRVLSAPVAPDADVDALTALLARGNPAPYAGTIRLPDHGVETATASPELFLRRTRQVVESGPIKGTGRTEADLLQKDYAENVMIVDLVRNDLGRVCATGTVTVPDLCVVEKHPGLVHLVSTVRGELPAAAGWPELLAATFPPGSVTGAPKSSALRIIDALETAPRGPYCGGIGWVDADRGTGELAVGIRTFWIDRSDGTLRFGTGAGITWGSDPEGEWRETELKASRLLAIASGAYEVSGEALS from the coding sequence GTGTCCCGCCTCACCCCTCTCGCCCGTTTCGGCGACCGTGTCGCCACCGGTCTCCTCGACGTCACCAGCGATCCCGCGGCCCTGGACTCCACCGGCTTCTGGGCGGTCGCGGCCGACTTCGAGGGCCGTCTGACCTGCGCGCGCTTCCGCGACGTACGACACGAACCGGTCCCGGCACCCGTCCCCGGCGCCTGGCACGCCCCCGCAACCGAGGCCTGGACCTCCTCCCTCGACCGCGCCGCCTACACCGCCGGCGTCCGCCGCATCCGGGACCACATCGCGGCCGGCGAGGTCTACCAGGCCAACCTGTGCCGCGTCCTGTCCGCACCGGTCGCCCCCGACGCCGACGTGGACGCCCTCACCGCCCTGCTCGCACGCGGTAACCCGGCGCCCTACGCAGGAACGATCCGCTTGCCCGACCACGGCGTCGAGACAGCCACCGCCTCCCCCGAACTCTTCCTGCGCCGCACCCGCCAGGTCGTCGAGTCGGGCCCGATCAAGGGCACCGGGCGGACGGAGGCGGACCTGTTGCAGAAGGACTACGCCGAGAACGTGATGATCGTGGACCTGGTCCGCAACGACCTCGGCCGCGTCTGCGCCACGGGAACGGTGACCGTCCCGGACCTGTGCGTGGTGGAGAAGCATCCGGGGCTGGTCCACCTCGTGTCGACGGTACGAGGTGAGCTGCCCGCCGCTGCCGGTTGGCCGGAGCTGCTCGCCGCCACTTTCCCGCCCGGGAGTGTCACCGGCGCGCCCAAGTCCAGTGCGCTGCGCATCATCGACGCCCTGGAGACCGCGCCCCGGGGCCCCTACTGCGGAGGCATCGGCTGGGTCGACGCGGACCGGGGGACCGGCGAACTGGCCGTCGGCATCCGCACCTTCTGGATCGACCGCTCCGACGGCACGCTCCGCTTCGGCACCGGCGCGGGCATCACCTGGGGCTCGGACCCCGAGGGCGAGTGGCGGGAGACCGAGCTGAAGGCGTCACGGCTGCTCGCGATAGCGTCGGGCGCGTACGAGGTGAGCGGAGAGGCTCTTTCATGA
- a CDS encoding aminotransferase class IV, giving the protein MKIWLDGGLQDTESARVSVFDHGLTVGDGIFETVKATDGRTFALTRHLDRLTRSARGLGLPDPDLDEVRRGCAAVLDANPMPLGRLRITYTGGHGPLGSDRGEHGPTLVVALGEAKRRPDSTAAVTVPWTRNERGALTGLKTTSYAENVVALARAHQHGASEALFANTVGQLCEGTGSNVFVVLDGEIHTPPVTSGCLAGITRALTVDWTGAKETDLPLDVLERADEVFLTSSLRDVQAVDLVDERQLPGAAGPVTAKAMRVFDERSGDDLDP; this is encoded by the coding sequence ATGAAGATCTGGCTCGACGGCGGGTTGCAGGACACCGAGTCCGCCCGTGTCTCCGTCTTCGACCACGGACTGACCGTGGGCGACGGCATTTTCGAGACGGTGAAGGCGACGGACGGCAGGACGTTCGCGCTGACCCGCCATCTCGACCGGCTGACCCGCTCCGCGCGTGGCCTGGGGCTGCCCGACCCCGACCTGGACGAGGTCCGCCGCGGCTGCGCGGCCGTCCTCGACGCCAACCCGATGCCGCTCGGCCGGCTCCGCATCACGTACACCGGCGGCCACGGCCCCCTCGGCTCCGACCGCGGCGAGCACGGCCCGACCCTCGTGGTCGCCCTCGGCGAGGCGAAGCGCCGACCCGACTCCACGGCCGCCGTCACGGTTCCCTGGACCCGCAACGAACGCGGCGCCCTCACCGGCCTCAAGACGACGTCCTACGCCGAGAACGTCGTCGCCCTCGCCCGCGCCCACCAACACGGCGCCTCCGAGGCCCTGTTCGCCAACACGGTCGGCCAACTCTGCGAGGGCACAGGGTCGAACGTCTTCGTCGTCCTGGACGGCGAGATCCACACCCCGCCGGTCACCTCCGGCTGCCTCGCCGGCATCACCCGCGCCCTGACCGTCGATTGGACCGGCGCCAAGGAGACCGACCTGCCGCTGGACGTCCTGGAACGCGCCGACGAGGTCTTCCTGACGTCCTCGCTGCGGGACGTACAGGCCGTTGACCTGGTCGACGAGCGTCAACTCCCGGGCGCGGCAGGGCCGGTGACCGCCAAGGCCATGCGCGTGTTCGACGAGCGGTCGGGCGACGACCTTGATCCATAA
- a CDS encoding GNAT family N-acetyltransferase, producing MTTTLRPTEPLQREADGTRSRRYQVCVNSRPVGSIHLGTSPFFGDSVAQILDLRIEEQDGRRGRGTVAALAAEEVARGWGCERIEASVPAAAEVALKMATNLGYVVRNRHMEKSLGDTAPELPAGSRALPMTEDEFAPWQAADRESVVRSLVERGVPEAAARTRAVEGNAALLPDGLATANMAFRVLEHEGEVVGTLWTGPRDGKAFVYKVEADARHRGRGHGRTLMLLAEAQGIALGLPTIRLNVFAGNTPAERLYESLGYEAVTHHLYKSLL from the coding sequence ATGACCACGACCCTGCGGCCGACCGAGCCGCTTCAGCGCGAGGCCGACGGGACACGTTCACGCCGCTACCAGGTGTGTGTGAACAGCCGTCCCGTCGGCTCGATACACCTCGGCACGAGTCCGTTCTTCGGCGACTCGGTGGCTCAGATCCTGGACCTGCGTATCGAAGAGCAGGACGGTCGGCGCGGCCGGGGCACCGTGGCCGCACTCGCCGCCGAGGAGGTGGCGCGGGGCTGGGGCTGTGAGCGGATCGAGGCATCCGTGCCCGCGGCGGCAGAGGTGGCGCTAAAGATGGCGACCAACCTCGGCTACGTCGTCCGCAACCGCCACATGGAGAAGTCCCTCGGTGACACCGCGCCCGAACTGCCCGCGGGGAGTCGGGCACTGCCGATGACCGAGGACGAGTTCGCCCCCTGGCAGGCGGCGGACAGGGAGTCCGTCGTGCGGAGCCTGGTCGAGCGCGGGGTACCCGAGGCCGCGGCCCGGACCAGGGCCGTGGAGGGCAACGCCGCCTTGCTGCCCGACGGACTCGCCACCGCGAACATGGCCTTCCGCGTCCTGGAGCACGAAGGGGAGGTGGTGGGCACGCTCTGGACGGGCCCCCGTGACGGCAAGGCCTTCGTCTACAAGGTCGAGGCCGACGCGCGCCATCGGGGCAGGGGCCACGGCCGCACCCTGATGCTCCTGGCCGAGGCACAAGGCATCGCGCTGGGTCTGCCGACGATCCGGCTGAACGTCTTCGCGGGCAACACCCCGGCCGAGCGGCTCTACGAGTCACTCGGCTACGAGGCGGTCACCCACCACCTGTACAAGAGCCTGCTCTGA
- a CDS encoding DsbA family protein, with the protein MSDLPSVRTPVLDVWCELQCPDCDTALDDVRALRARYGDRLEVRLRHFPLEKHKHAFAAAQAAEEAVEQGRGWDYVEAVLGRVAELDRRGEPFLVEVAGELGLDAEEFDTALIDGRHILIVDADQAEGKAIGVTGTPTYVIGGELLDGGKSQEGLRARIEEIADRLLAGGE; encoded by the coding sequence ATGAGTGACCTCCCCTCCGTGCGCACCCCCGTCCTCGACGTCTGGTGCGAGCTCCAGTGCCCGGACTGCGACACCGCCCTGGACGATGTACGCGCCCTGCGGGCCCGCTACGGCGACCGGCTGGAGGTACGGCTGCGGCACTTCCCGCTGGAGAAGCACAAGCACGCCTTCGCCGCCGCGCAGGCCGCCGAGGAGGCCGTAGAGCAGGGGCGGGGCTGGGACTACGTCGAGGCCGTGCTCGGCCGGGTCGCGGAGCTGGACCGTAGGGGAGAACCCTTCCTGGTCGAGGTGGCCGGTGAACTCGGTCTGGACGCCGAGGAGTTCGACACCGCCCTGATCGACGGCCGGCACATCCTGATCGTCGACGCGGACCAGGCCGAGGGCAAGGCCATCGGTGTCACCGGCACCCCGACGTACGTCATCGGCGGCGAGCTTCTCGACGGCGGCAAGAGCCAGGAAGGGCTCCGCGCCCGCATCGAGGAGATCGCCGACCGGTTGCTCGCCGGGGGTGAGTGA
- a CDS encoding CGNR zinc finger domain-containing protein, whose product MLITHDTRCALDTVVDLVNTAPEDAAAPDGLQDVALLADFVRNHEISDVGALSEFDLSAVRKIRGRFTAVFSAPDPRTAAGLINDLIAAAGTTPRLTDHDGYDWHVHYFAPGASVADHLAADCGMALAFFVVAGEEERLRRCEAPDCRRAFVDLSRNRSRRYCDSRTCGNRLHVAAYRARRKEAAG is encoded by the coding sequence GTGCTGATCACCCACGACACCCGGTGCGCCCTCGACACCGTGGTCGATCTGGTGAACACCGCACCGGAGGACGCCGCGGCGCCGGACGGACTGCAGGATGTCGCGCTGCTCGCGGATTTCGTACGAAACCACGAGATCAGCGATGTCGGGGCGCTGTCGGAGTTCGACCTCTCCGCCGTGCGCAAGATCCGCGGCCGGTTCACCGCGGTCTTCTCGGCCCCGGACCCCCGGACCGCCGCCGGGCTGATCAACGACCTGATCGCCGCCGCGGGCACCACACCCCGGCTCACGGACCACGACGGCTACGACTGGCACGTGCACTACTTCGCGCCCGGTGCCTCGGTCGCCGACCATCTCGCCGCCGACTGCGGGATGGCGCTCGCGTTCTTCGTGGTGGCCGGCGAGGAGGAGCGGCTGCGCCGCTGCGAGGCCCCCGACTGTCGGCGCGCCTTCGTCGACCTCTCCCGGAACCGCTCCCGCAGGTACTGCGACAGCCGGACCTGCGGGAACAGGCTGCACGTGGCCGCGTACCGGGCACGGCGCAAGGAAGCGGCAGGCTGA
- a CDS encoding SsgA family sporulation/cell division regulator, giving the protein MNTTVSCELHLRLVVSSESSLPVPAGLRYDTADPYAVHATFHTGAEETVEWVFARDLLAEGLHRPTGTGDVRVWPSRSHGQGVVCIALSSPEGEALLEAPARALESFLKRTDAAVPPGTEHRHFDLDQELSHILAES; this is encoded by the coding sequence ATGAACACCACGGTCAGCTGCGAGCTGCACCTGCGCCTCGTTGTGTCGAGCGAGTCATCCCTGCCTGTCCCCGCAGGCCTGAGGTACGACACGGCCGACCCCTACGCCGTGCACGCCACCTTCCACACCGGAGCCGAGGAGACCGTCGAGTGGGTGTTCGCCCGCGACCTTCTCGCGGAGGGCCTCCACCGGCCCACCGGTACCGGCGACGTCCGTGTCTGGCCATCCCGTAGTCACGGTCAGGGCGTCGTCTGCATCGCACTGAGTTCTCCCGAGGGCGAAGCCCTGCTGGAGGCTCCCGCGCGGGCCCTGGAGTCCTTCCTGAAGCGGACGGACGCCGCTGTGCCACCTGGCACGGAGCATCGGCACTTCGACCTGGATCAGGAGCTGTCGCACATCCTGGCGGAGAGCTAG
- a CDS encoding TIGR02611 family protein, whose product MNTGSDEPGEVVVASDGAADETRADGARDGQGLGSKAPEFIKARRALHLSWQVGVFVIGLAVVVAGIIMLPLPGPGWVVIFGGMAIWATEFVWAQLVLRWTKRKVTEAAQRALDPAVRRRNIVLTSIGLVIVIALVGIYIWKFGVVMPWKIKDQ is encoded by the coding sequence ATGAATACGGGGAGTGACGAGCCGGGTGAGGTTGTCGTGGCGTCGGACGGGGCGGCCGACGAGACGCGGGCGGACGGGGCGCGGGACGGGCAGGGGCTCGGTTCCAAGGCGCCGGAATTCATCAAGGCACGCCGTGCGCTGCACCTGAGCTGGCAGGTCGGCGTCTTCGTCATCGGCCTCGCGGTCGTGGTCGCCGGCATCATCATGCTGCCGCTGCCGGGACCCGGCTGGGTCGTGATCTTCGGCGGCATGGCGATCTGGGCGACCGAGTTCGTCTGGGCCCAGCTGGTGCTCCGCTGGACGAAACGCAAGGTCACCGAGGCGGCACAGCGCGCACTCGACCCGGCCGTACGCCGCCGCAACATCGTCCTGACCTCGATCGGCCTGGTGATCGTGATCGCCCTGGTCGGCATCTATATCTGGAAGTTCGGCGTCGTGATGCCCTGGAAGATCAAGGACCAGTGA